The Virgibacillus sp. SK37 region TAAATCGGTAAAAATTAGTTACTTATTGTTGAATTTTATCGCGAACTCGGTTATTATAAGCCTTGTCATCAATGAAAGAGATGACTTTTATGTATAAAAGTAGGCAAAATGGTGAACAAATGAGAATAACATCTTTTGTTCCTATGTCGATTGAAAGATTTTGGGAGGAGGTGAATGTCATGAACAAAACAGACCTAGTGAATGCTGTAGCTGAGAAAAGTGATCTTTCTAAGAAAGACGCAACTAAAGCAGTAGATGCAGTTTTTGAATCTGTCATGGATTCACTTAAAAATGGTGACAAAGTACAATTAATCGGTTTTGGTAACTTTGAAGTACGTGAGCGTTCAGCCCGTAAAGGCCGTAACCCGCAAACTGGGGAAGAAATTGAAATCCCAGCAAGCAAAGTACCTGCTTTTAAACCAGGTAAAGCCCTTAAAGACATTGTAAAATAATAAATTTTACATAGGGCAAAAAAGATACGCTTCGGCGTATCTTTTTTTTAGTAATTTGATATTAGTTCTTGCTTTATTATAGATATTTATATGATAGATTTCCCTTTATATTAAGGAATTCATTAATTAGGAGGTTATTATGGACAATAAAAGTGACTTTTTTGTTATTAAAGCATTGGAAGACGGTGTTAACGTTATTGGATTAACAAGAGGTACTGATACCCGTTTTCACCATTCGGAAAAACTTGACAAAAATGAAGTAATGATCGCTCAATTTACGGAACATACTTCTGCTGTAAAAGTTCGGGGAAAAGCTATTATTCAAACAAGTCATGGTGAAATGGAAAATAATTAATCTATAAATAGTTTTACCATGAATATTGATTAACGTTTTTACTAAAATTATGCTATAATAGCAAATGCGATTACTGACGGTTAGAAGGGCTAGGGTGATTTTTTGAATACCTCAACTACTATCAAAACTTTGCTGGAAGATAGAATGAAGCATTCATTTCTTAATAAATATATAAAACAGCCCTTTATTGACGAAGGAAAACTGCTTATTTTATCTGGTATTATGGAAGGGACCGACTTTTCAAAAAATACAAAGGAACAATTTATTATTACAGCAATGCTTGTACAAATAGCTTTGGATACACATGACCACGTACCTGCTGAAATAGATGGACAGGAAAGTAAAACAGCGAAATTAGAGAAGCAACTGAGAGTACTAGCAGGAGATTATTATAGTGGACTTTACTATATGTTACTTTCAGAGCTTGAGGAAATTGATCTTATACATAAACTAGCGACAGCCATTAAAGAGATAAATGAATATAAAATGAAAGTATATTATCACGAAGCAGATTCTTTAATGGATCATATGGATTTCGTTATGAGAACAGAATCACTTGTAGCGCTATCTTTAGCGCACTATGTGGAAAATGTAACATTCATACCTTTAATCTTAGATTGGATGTATGTAAATAAGTTGATTTTTATCAAAACAAAAGGAAAATCTATTATTAATCAATGGCAGATCTATTATCCAGAATGGACATACTCATCAATAGAAGAAAAGATAGATGAAATTATTAAACACAAATCACATAAAATTAATCGTTATTTACAGACATTGCCGGATTGGCATTCCCTTCACGGCATCCAAGTAGAAGGTTTATTAAAAAAAGTATGGCATGGTAAGTCAATGTTTGCAGAGGGTGGATAAATATGTCTCAACAACAATCAAAAGAAGAACGTGTACACCATGTTTTTGAAAAGATCTACAATAAATATGATGCTATGAATTCCATTATTTCTTTTCAACGCCATAAGGCTTGGCGAAAGGACGTAATGAAGCGTATGCAGGTTGAAGAAGGGGCTATGGCACTGGATGTTTGTTGTGGAACAGGAGACTGGGCTATTTCACTTGCTGAGAAGATTGGCACCTCTGGAGAAATAATAGGGCTTGATTTTAGTGAAAATATGTTATCTGTAGCTAAACAAAAGAAAAAGCAACATAATATCAAACAACTTCAGTTCATTCATGGTAATGCAATGGAACTACCTTTTAAAGATAATACGTTTGATTACGTTACGATCGGATTTGGCTTAAGGAATGTCCCTGACTACATGACAGTTTTACAAGAAATGTATCGGGTGGTTAAACCTGGTGGTAAGGTTGTTTGTTTAGAAACCTCCCAACCGGAATTGATCGGTTTTAGACAGTTGTATTATTTTTATTTCCGTTTTATAATGCCTGCCTTTGGCCGGTTATTTGCCAAAAGCTATAAAGAGTATGCATGGTTACATGAGTCCGCAAAGAATTTTCCTGATAAAAAACACCTTAAGAAGATGTTTATGGAAGCAGGGTTCGCAAAAGTGGATATAAAAAGCTATACAGGTGGAGTAGCTGCCATGCATATGGGCTTTAAAGAATAACTAAATGAGAAAAAGTTATTCAATGAACAGACATTTTCTATGAAATAAAAGGTGACCCACATGAAATTAGCTAAAACATACGGATACTTAAAAAAGGACTTAGATTTAATTGAGCAATCAATTAATAAAGTAATACAGGCCGACCATTCTATATTGCGTGAGGCTTCTACAGAATTATTGAAAGCGGGCGGGAAAAGAATCCGTCCTA contains the following coding sequences:
- a CDS encoding HU family DNA-binding protein translates to MNKTDLVNAVAEKSDLSKKDATKAVDAVFESVMDSLKNGDKVQLIGFGNFEVRERSARKGRNPQTGEEIEIPASKVPAFKPGKALKDIVK
- the mtrB gene encoding trp RNA-binding attenuation protein MtrB encodes the protein MDNKSDFFVIKALEDGVNVIGLTRGTDTRFHHSEKLDKNEVMIAQFTEHTSAVKVRGKAIIQTSHGEMENN
- a CDS encoding heptaprenyl diphosphate synthase component 1, whose product is MKHSFLNKYIKQPFIDEGKLLILSGIMEGTDFSKNTKEQFIITAMLVQIALDTHDHVPAEIDGQESKTAKLEKQLRVLAGDYYSGLYYMLLSELEEIDLIHKLATAIKEINEYKMKVYYHEADSLMDHMDFVMRTESLVALSLAHYVENVTFIPLILDWMYVNKLIFIKTKGKSIINQWQIYYPEWTYSSIEEKIDEIIKHKSHKINRYLQTLPDWHSLHGIQVEGLLKKVWHGKSMFAEGG
- the menG gene encoding demethylmenaquinone methyltransferase, whose amino-acid sequence is MSQQQSKEERVHHVFEKIYNKYDAMNSIISFQRHKAWRKDVMKRMQVEEGAMALDVCCGTGDWAISLAEKIGTSGEIIGLDFSENMLSVAKQKKKQHNIKQLQFIHGNAMELPFKDNTFDYVTIGFGLRNVPDYMTVLQEMYRVVKPGGKVVCLETSQPELIGFRQLYYFYFRFIMPAFGRLFAKSYKEYAWLHESAKNFPDKKHLKKMFMEAGFAKVDIKSYTGGVAAMHMGFKE